The genomic window CCGTCTAAGATGGTTTGAGCCAAATGGAGGGCTGTACCAGACGGACTATCCACTTTGCCGATGTGATGCCATTCGTGAACATAAGCGTCAAACTCGTTCAGGTGCTCAAGCGTGGGCAAGACGGCTTTTAATGCCTTGACCAATATCGCAACACCCATCGAAAAATTGGGCGCATACAACAAACCAATTTGTCCTTCCTCAACCCAATCCCGAACCTTGTCCATTTCGCCATACCAACCCGTTGTTCCGATCACCGCATTGAATCCCCATAGACAATAGCGGTGAATATGATCCATCACTACCGAAGGATGGGAAAAGTCAATGACCACATCGGCTTCGTTCATAACATCCATTTCATGCTCTACCAGCAAGGGCTTATCCACATCAAAGCGGGCTACAACTTCGTGAACTCCGCCTTCTGACAAAAGCGAAGCAATGGT from Rhodothermia bacterium includes these protein-coding regions:
- the dapB gene encoding 4-hydroxy-tetrahydrodipicolinate reductase codes for the protein MKIALNGASGRMGMTIASLLSEGGVHEVVARFDVDKPLLVEHEMDVMNEADVVIDFSHPSVVMDHIHRYCLWGFNAVIGTTGWYGEMDKVRDWVEEGQIGLLYAPNFSMGVAILVKALKAVLPTLEHLNEFDAYVHEWHHIGKVDSPSGTALHLAQTILDGLSRKTHLATEAQHGAIDLAALHVTSTRVGHVFGEHYAGFDSPHENLLFRHQAKSRAVFAAGAIRAAEWLQDKNGLFTLEDVLGN